A genomic region of Eriocheir sinensis breed Jianghai 21 chromosome 42, ASM2467909v1, whole genome shotgun sequence contains the following coding sequences:
- the LOC127009845 gene encoding uncharacterized protein LOC127009845 isoform X2 — translation MASPSDRREGEETGKAEADVGEVKPGQMELFAAMLASMRQDLDQRADERAREQARRAEERADERAREQAQRAEERADEQARHLADVLQSCFSSLKVETQQYTDQGCDSARSERLEEVRTPEGEVRGLREAERQLREVAPSHAEEEGSVLAGSAGAAVLQGPIWGSWQGLLEPGSVVAEPIAAAGGWGAPASLPPSPPPSPPCQPARRSRSPLSLPWQQREVATWCGEEQEASRVLAAGARVADWRGSAWGPWQGPLKPGGVVAEPVEAAGGWGAVGAAPLGPAGAGVGPINSASLPLSPPPSPPCRPACSPRGPPAPFCSSSASPRSGRLKPAGHDGKLAWKAQFKMPAAAQGWGEDEKALLLTTALRGSVDEPGRLVGSAERTLGRPDMPAATRLQDAPQRLCGVTGHCVQSEGPVEARIGVGSAVERRPRDVADRDEPCVLGLDYLPQDEACADLGRELERLRGQAPLLPKVGCAEVVAAERLHLAPGTEARVLCCRSDAMPAEGTVESTEGLQLPGGVAAGGSLEGAGEESVTVLVANSSDEARKVPAGAKLGTCEEVEQLEEPSGSAESAAVRPLPNFLEDSAHRSAAHLTEAQTKVRHTLARYADVFSGGGLDLPGCTGLVKHNISTGNGAPTRSPPRHVVPARREELQRAVNELAAQGVMERTDSPWPSAVVLGMKKNGTQHFCADCRALRDKTGEDSHPLPWTDDALTRALEFEALTMTSGLEAAAPPCHDLRGRMAKVKMKAASIKASPEGFRGSCGGCGKRGHRCSRCLGERRTRSLDRPSPDAHQPRCKDCGQSGHRLSACPRPRDAARAGSADGLEKGVDFQPSPALGPA, via the exons atggcgtcccccagtgatcgccgtgagggtgaggagacgggcaaggccgaggctgacgtgggtgaggtgaagccgggccagatggaattgttcgctgccatgctggccagtatgaggcaggatttggatcagagggcagacgagagggcacgcgagcaggctcggagggcagaagagagggcagacgagagggcacgcgagcag gctcagagggcagaagagagggcagacgagcaggcacgccatcttgccgatgtcctccagagctgtttctcgtcgctgaaggtggaaacccagcagtacaccgaccagggctgcgacagcgcgaggagtgaacggctggaggaggtgcggaccccggaaggcgaggtccgaggcctgagggaggcggagaggcagctgcgagaggtggcaccgtcgcacgcggaggaagaaggctcagttctggcaggaagcgccggggcggcggtcctgcaggggcctatctggggctcctggcaaggactcctggagcctggtagcgtcgtggcggaaccaatagctgccgcaggaggttggggagcccccgcctcgttgcctccctcacccccaccctctcctccatgccagccggctcgcaggtcacgtagtccgctctctctcccatggcagcagcgagaggtggcaacgtggtgcggggaggaacaagaagcgtcacgtgtgctggcggcgggtgcacgggtggcggactggcggggctccgcgtggggcccctggcaagggcccctgaagcctggtggcgtcgtggcggagccggtggaggctgcaggaggctggggagccgtcggagccgctcctttgggtccagctggtgctggagtcggacccattaactctgcctcgttgcctctctcaccgcctccctctccgccatgccggccggcttgcagcccacgtggtccgcccgctccctTCTGCAGCTCCTCGGCCTCCccgcgctcagggaggcttaagccagcggggcacgacgggaagttggcgtggaaggcccagttcaagatgccagctgctgcccagggctggggcgaggatgagaaggcgctgctgctgacgacagcgctacggggctcagtggacgagccaggccgcttggtggggagcgctgagaggaccttggggcggcctgacatgccggccgctacacgactccaggacgctccacagaggctgtgtggcgtcacggggcactgcgtgcagtctgagggcccagtggaggctcgtatcggcgtaggcagcgctgtggagcgccggccgagggacgtcgccgatcgagacgagccgtgcgtgctgggcctcgactacctgccgcaggacgaggcctgtgccgaccttggacgggagctggagaggctgcgcggacaggcgcctttgctcccgaaggtcggctgtgcagaggtagtcgcggcggagcgactgcaccttgccccggggacggaggccagggtcctgtgttgccggtcggatgcgatgccagcggaaggcacggtggagtccacggagggcctgcagctgcctggtggtgtggcagccggagggagtctcgaaggagcgggggaggagtcagtcacggtgctggtggctaactcctccgacgaggctcggaaagtacccgctggtgccaagctgggcacctgtgaagaggtggaacAACTAGAGGAGCcgtcggggagcgcggagtcggccgctgtgaggccgctgcccaacttcctggaggattcggcgcaccggagcgccgctcacctgacggaggcgcagacgaaggtgcgccacaccctggctcggtacgcggacgtgttcagcgggggtggattGGATCTGCCgggctgcacggggttggtgaagcacaacatcagcacgggaaatggtgcgcccaccaggagcccgccccgacatgtcgtgccggccaggcgggaggaactgcagcgcgccgtcaacgagctggcggcgcagggggtgatggagcggacagacagtccgtggccctcagcagtcgttCTGGGTATGAAGAAGAACGGCACGCAGCACTTCTGTGCGGACTGTCGGGCGCTGAGGGACaagactggcgaggactctcacccactgccgtggaccgacgacgcgttgacgagggccttggagttcgagGCCTTGACGATGACCAGCGGCCTAGaagcggccgccccgccctgccatgacctccggggccggatggcgaaggtgaagatgaaggcagcgtcgataaaggcgagcccggagggcttccgtggctcgtgcgggggctgtggcaagagggggcataggtgcagtcggtgcctgggggagcgaaggacgcgttcccttgaccggccaagccccgatgcccaccagcctcgctgcaaggactgtggccagtcaggccaccgcttgagtgcctgtcccaggcccagggacgcggcgcgggcgggaagcgcggacgggctggagaagggagtcgacttccagccgtctcccgccctcggccCCGCctga
- the LOC127009845 gene encoding uncharacterized protein LOC127009845 isoform X1, whose product MASPSDRREGEETGKAEADVGEVKPGQMELFAAMLASMRQDLDQRADERAREQARRAEERADERAREQAQRAEERAREQAQRAEERADEQARHLADVLQSCFSSLKVETQQYTDQGCDSARSERLEEVRTPEGEVRGLREAERQLREVAPSHAEEEGSVLAGSAGAAVLQGPIWGSWQGLLEPGSVVAEPIAAAGGWGAPASLPPSPPPSPPCQPARRSRSPLSLPWQQREVATWCGEEQEASRVLAAGARVADWRGSAWGPWQGPLKPGGVVAEPVEAAGGWGAVGAAPLGPAGAGVGPINSASLPLSPPPSPPCRPACSPRGPPAPFCSSSASPRSGRLKPAGHDGKLAWKAQFKMPAAAQGWGEDEKALLLTTALRGSVDEPGRLVGSAERTLGRPDMPAATRLQDAPQRLCGVTGHCVQSEGPVEARIGVGSAVERRPRDVADRDEPCVLGLDYLPQDEACADLGRELERLRGQAPLLPKVGCAEVVAAERLHLAPGTEARVLCCRSDAMPAEGTVESTEGLQLPGGVAAGGSLEGAGEESVTVLVANSSDEARKVPAGAKLGTCEEVEQLEEPSGSAESAAVRPLPNFLEDSAHRSAAHLTEAQTKVRHTLARYADVFSGGGLDLPGCTGLVKHNISTGNGAPTRSPPRHVVPARREELQRAVNELAAQGVMERTDSPWPSAVVLGMKKNGTQHFCADCRALRDKTGEDSHPLPWTDDALTRALEFEALTMTSGLEAAAPPCHDLRGRMAKVKMKAASIKASPEGFRGSCGGCGKRGHRCSRCLGERRTRSLDRPSPDAHQPRCKDCGQSGHRLSACPRPRDAARAGSADGLEKGVDFQPSPALGPA is encoded by the exons atggcgtcccccagtgatcgccgtgagggtgaggagacgggcaaggccgaggctgacgtgggtgaggtgaagccgggccagatggaattgttcgctgccatgctggccagtatgaggcaggatttggatcagagggcagacgagagggcacgcgagcaggctcggagggcagaagagagggcagacgagagggcacgcgagcaggctcagagggcagaagagagggctcgcgagcag gctcagagggcagaagagagggcagacgagcaggcacgccatcttgccgatgtcctccagagctgtttctcgtcgctgaaggtggaaacccagcagtacaccgaccagggctgcgacagcgcgaggagtgaacggctggaggaggtgcggaccccggaaggcgaggtccgaggcctgagggaggcggagaggcagctgcgagaggtggcaccgtcgcacgcggaggaagaaggctcagttctggcaggaagcgccggggcggcggtcctgcaggggcctatctggggctcctggcaaggactcctggagcctggtagcgtcgtggcggaaccaatagctgccgcaggaggttggggagcccccgcctcgttgcctccctcacccccaccctctcctccatgccagccggctcgcaggtcacgtagtccgctctctctcccatggcagcagcgagaggtggcaacgtggtgcggggaggaacaagaagcgtcacgtgtgctggcggcgggtgcacgggtggcggactggcggggctccgcgtggggcccctggcaagggcccctgaagcctggtggcgtcgtggcggagccggtggaggctgcaggaggctggggagccgtcggagccgctcctttgggtccagctggtgctggagtcggacccattaactctgcctcgttgcctctctcaccgcctccctctccgccatgccggccggcttgcagcccacgtggtccgcccgctccctTCTGCAGCTCCTCGGCCTCCccgcgctcagggaggcttaagccagcggggcacgacgggaagttggcgtggaaggcccagttcaagatgccagctgctgcccagggctggggcgaggatgagaaggcgctgctgctgacgacagcgctacggggctcagtggacgagccaggccgcttggtggggagcgctgagaggaccttggggcggcctgacatgccggccgctacacgactccaggacgctccacagaggctgtgtggcgtcacggggcactgcgtgcagtctgagggcccagtggaggctcgtatcggcgtaggcagcgctgtggagcgccggccgagggacgtcgccgatcgagacgagccgtgcgtgctgggcctcgactacctgccgcaggacgaggcctgtgccgaccttggacgggagctggagaggctgcgcggacaggcgcctttgctcccgaaggtcggctgtgcagaggtagtcgcggcggagcgactgcaccttgccccggggacggaggccagggtcctgtgttgccggtcggatgcgatgccagcggaaggcacggtggagtccacggagggcctgcagctgcctggtggtgtggcagccggagggagtctcgaaggagcgggggaggagtcagtcacggtgctggtggctaactcctccgacgaggctcggaaagtacccgctggtgccaagctgggcacctgtgaagaggtggaacAACTAGAGGAGCcgtcggggagcgcggagtcggccgctgtgaggccgctgcccaacttcctggaggattcggcgcaccggagcgccgctcacctgacggaggcgcagacgaaggtgcgccacaccctggctcggtacgcggacgtgttcagcgggggtggattGGATCTGCCgggctgcacggggttggtgaagcacaacatcagcacgggaaatggtgcgcccaccaggagcccgccccgacatgtcgtgccggccaggcgggaggaactgcagcgcgccgtcaacgagctggcggcgcagggggtgatggagcggacagacagtccgtggccctcagcagtcgttCTGGGTATGAAGAAGAACGGCACGCAGCACTTCTGTGCGGACTGTCGGGCGCTGAGGGACaagactggcgaggactctcacccactgccgtggaccgacgacgcgttgacgagggccttggagttcgagGCCTTGACGATGACCAGCGGCCTAGaagcggccgccccgccctgccatgacctccggggccggatggcgaaggtgaagatgaaggcagcgtcgataaaggcgagcccggagggcttccgtggctcgtgcgggggctgtggcaagagggggcataggtgcagtcggtgcctgggggagcgaaggacgcgttcccttgaccggccaagccccgatgcccaccagcctcgctgcaaggactgtggccagtcaggccaccgcttgagtgcctgtcccaggcccagggacgcggcgcgggcgggaagcgcggacgggctggagaagggagtcgacttccagccgtctcccgccctcggccCCGCctga